One part of the Puniceicoccus vermicola genome encodes these proteins:
- a CDS encoding IS110 family transposase, with protein sequence MKLYMALELSNTKWKLAFSTGEKIRLITIEARDQLAFQSALKATRDKWQLGEDIEVFSVYEAGRDGFWIHRWLEGLGINNVIVDPASIEVNRRKRRAKTDRLDAKALLRQLIRYHGGEHTLWSVVRVPSVEQEDLRRREREIKRLKKEIGAGTARIKSLLVLHGLRLDSLSKLDTRLDSLLGWDNRPLPEHIRSEIAREYERVEFARTQLKALERARTARIAKPQTKAERQAHKLTRLKAVGVISAMTLSEEFFSWREFRNVRQVGACAGLDGSPYDSGDSKNEQGISKAGNAKVRALMIELAWSWLRNQPQSDLAKWFDNNFARGKRSRRIGIVALARKLLVALWKYLEKDELPAGALLKETA encoded by the coding sequence ATGAAGTTATACATGGCGCTGGAACTGAGCAATACTAAATGGAAGCTGGCCTTCTCGACGGGAGAGAAGATACGGCTGATCACGATCGAGGCTCGTGATCAGTTGGCCTTTCAATCGGCCCTGAAGGCGACTCGGGACAAGTGGCAGCTAGGCGAAGACATTGAGGTTTTCAGTGTCTACGAAGCGGGCCGGGACGGTTTCTGGATCCACCGCTGGCTGGAGGGGTTGGGGATCAACAACGTCATCGTTGATCCCGCCAGCATTGAGGTGAACCGCCGCAAACGCCGAGCCAAGACTGACCGCCTGGACGCCAAGGCCTTGCTGCGTCAGCTGATTCGCTACCACGGCGGTGAGCATACGCTCTGGTCTGTCGTGCGCGTGCCGAGCGTGGAGCAGGAAGACCTGCGTCGGCGCGAGCGAGAGATCAAGCGACTGAAGAAGGAGATCGGTGCGGGCACAGCCCGGATCAAAAGCCTGCTTGTTTTGCATGGACTTCGCCTCGATTCACTTAGCAAGCTCGATACACGGCTCGATTCGCTGCTCGGTTGGGACAACCGCCCCCTCCCGGAACATATACGCAGCGAGATCGCCCGCGAATACGAACGCGTGGAGTTTGCCCGCACCCAACTCAAGGCTCTGGAACGTGCGCGGACTGCCCGAATCGCAAAGCCCCAAACAAAGGCCGAGCGACAGGCCCACAAGCTCACCCGGCTCAAGGCCGTTGGCGTCATCAGCGCCATGACCTTAAGCGAGGAGTTCTTCAGCTGGCGAGAGTTCCGCAACGTCCGGCAAGTCGGCGCCTGCGCCGGTCTGGATGGCTCCCCCTACGACAGCGGCGACAGCAAGAACGAACAAGGCATCAGTAAAGCCGGCAATGCCAAGGTCCGGGCCCTGATGATCGAGCTGGCCTGGTCGTGGCTGAGGAACCAACCCCAGTCGGATCTGGCCAAATGGTTCGACAACAACTTCGCCAGGGGAAAACGCAGCCGAAGAATCGGCATCGTCGCTCTGGCGC